The following are encoded in a window of Acinonyx jubatus isolate Ajub_Pintada_27869175 chromosome D4, VMU_Ajub_asm_v1.0, whole genome shotgun sequence genomic DNA:
- the LOC128312274 gene encoding translation initiation factor IF-2-like, with the protein MGPSPGRPLGHPHKCVCRTESCGPFSPPEAAQLTAAPAPVPPSRPEGSPLPPLRAPSDPGPESEAAPRSRSGSWAGSPASSSLSGVSCRSLQEFQRAAAVLVQLCESPVSVSDWGGGDVPDTDPGCSGELSPQDSWGLHRGGGQVARERPEGGGAGPLGGPSTEPGGVLREGWPLPPPDAPSPRSGSELSEASSEVWDEENLLEPGSGPSLSTGGSSHLENGGAPGSALASLGPGEGQEASGSTGSLIRELTTEEGPTDVPRGCPHALPSTPSFSSDLDPSLSSPSGSLASEGVDSGRGETRPLQASAACPEGPWDAALSLPSDRTPQQSWSEPEVPVTPRAPPGDPGGLVALTPQGWAPRCRGSGDSPAPEEACPTLSSRALPEILSPVDEVLSYGSADLSSAHRDARLPPLPPTFPAEDLANTTSPDSGDFPSPPEDVMSPGSLPGPPGEDASIKTGELPSLSEEDTPEAPSPGPQESGLCLGAGRQGGSLGDKLGESRSVSRDQAVGSQWSDPAGWPGCPSGGRAGDAPGGLPRLPVRPPTLSRVAFMAGEGPPMLSAAGSPGQGDPAPALGAGPCADPPGTEGAKVVDLVSSQLSRRILCDTLAVLLEPAQPAAP; encoded by the exons ATGGGGCCCTCTCCTGGGCGCCCCCTGGGACATCCGCACAAATGTGTTTGCAGGACTGAGAGCTGCGGCCCCTTCTCTCCACCGGAAGCCGCCCAGCTGACCGCTGCTCCAG CTCCGGTACCACCCAGCCGGCCTGAGGGCAGCCCCCTGCCGCCGCTCAGGGCCCCCTCGGACCCGGGCCCGGAGTCCGAGGCTGCTCCCCGGAGCCGCTCGGGGTCTTGGGCGGggtcccctgcctcctcctccctgagTGGGGTGTCCTGCCGCTCTCTCCAGGAGTTCCAGAGAGCAGCCGCCGTCCTGGTTCAGCTCTGCGAGAGCCCCGTCTCCGTGTcagactgggggggtggggacgtCCCAGACACGGACCCCGGCTGTTCTGGGGAGCTCTCTCCTCAAGACTCCTGGGGGCTCcaccggggcggggggcaggtggCCCGGGAGAGGCCAGAGGGCGGTGGGGCCGGGCCCCTGGGCGGCCCCTCCACGGAGCCGGGGGGCGTCCTGCGGGAGGGCTGGCCGCTGCCTCCCCCGGACGCCCCCTCTCCGAGGTCAGGGTCAGAGCTGTCAGAGGCGTCCAGCGAGGTCTGGGACGAGGAGAACCTTCTGGAGCCTGGCTCGGGGCCCTCCTTGTCTACTGGAGGCTCGTCCCACCTGGAAAATGGCGGGGCGCCCGGCTCTGCACTTGCTTCCttgggccctggggaggggcaggaagcgtCTGGAAGCACTGGGAGCCTCATCCGTGAACTCACCACGGAAGAGGGCCCAACAGACGTCCCCCGAGGCTGCCCGCATGCCCTTCCGTCCACGCCCTCGTTCTCCAGTGACTTGGACCcgtccctttcctctccctcggGGTCCTTGGCATCCGAAGGGGTGGATTCTGGCAGAGGAGAGACCAGGCCTCTGCAGGCCTCGGCTGCCTGCCCAGAGGGGCCCTGGGACGCTGCCCTGAGTCTGCCCAGCGACAGGACGCCACAACAGTCCTGGTCTGAGCCTGAGGTCCCCGTGACCCCGCGGGCTCCTCCTGGGGACCCTGGCGGTCTGGTGGCCCTGACACCCCAGGGCTGGGCACCCAGATGTAGGGGCAGTGGAGACTCCCCTGCCCCCGAGGAAGCCTGCCCCACGCTGTCCAGCAGGGCCTTGCCTGAGATCCTGTCCCCCGTTGACGAGGTGCTATCCTATGGCAGTGCCGACCTGTCCTCCGCTCACAGGGATGcccgcctccctcctctgcctcccaccttCCCAGCAGAGGATTTGGCCAACACGACCAGCCCCGACTCAGGAGacttcccttccccacctgagGATGTCATGTCTCCTGGGAGCTTGCCGGGCCCCCCGGGGGAGGATGCCTCCATCAAAACTGGGGAGTTGCCCTCCTTGTCTGAGGAGGACACACCCGAGGCACCATCCCCAGGGCCCCAGGAGTCGGGGCTCTGCCTGGGGGCAGGCAGACAGGGCGGAAGCCTTGGGGACAAATTGGGTGAGTCACGTTCGGTTTCCAGGGATCAGGCTGTGGGCAGCCAGTGGTCTGACCCAGCCGGCTGGCCAGGGTGCCcctctgggggcagggcaggagatgCCCCTGGAGGGCTCCCAAGGCTGCCGGTGCGGCCCCCGACCCTGTCCAGAGTGGCCTTTATGGCCGGGGAGGGTCCACCAATGCTGTCAGCCGCTGGCAGCCCTGGGCAGGGCGACCCAGCTCCTGCTCTGGGCGCGGGCCCCTGCGCTGACCCGCCGGGCACAGAGGGAGCCAAGGTGGTGGATTTGGTCTCCAGCCAGCTTAGCAGGAGGATCCTGTGCGACACGCTGGCTGTGCTCTTGGAGCCAGCCCAGCCGGCGGCCCCCTGA
- the QSOX2 gene encoding sulfhydryl oxidase 2, producing the protein GRARAAHVTAVARVKGQARRGTPNMAAAGAAAAAAAAAAAARSPGSPATTAARARRLPPLLVLLAAAAAAGPGAGGAARLYRAGEDAVWVLDSGSVRGATANSSAAWLVQFYSSWCGHCIGYAPTWRALAGDVRDWAAAIRVAALDCAEEENHEVCRAYDVHFYPTFRYFKAFTKEFVTGENFKGPDRELQTVRRTMIDFLQNHTDGHRPPACPPLGPVRPSDILSLLDSRDGRYVAILFESNSSYVGREVILDLLPYENIVVKRALDTDKAFLEKLGVSSVPSCYLIYPNGSHGLINIGKPLRSFFSSYLKSLPDVRKKLLSVPERPNKAETPEIVVWREFDRSKLYTADLESGLHYLLRVELAAHKSLAGAELRTLKDFVTVLAKLFPGRAPVRKLLETLQEWLASLPLDRIPYNAVLDLANNKMRISGIFLINHIKWVGCQGSRPEFRGYTCALWKLFHTLTVQAGAHPEALDGTGFEGDPQAVLQSIRRYVRTFFGCKECAEHFEEMAKESMDSVRTADQAILWLWKKHNFVNNRLAGHLSEDPKFPKVPWPSPDLCPACHEEVKGLHSWNEGQVLLFLKQHYGSGNLVDTYAEDQGDASDGGSPPGGGERERGHASPEKPRGDQRAESARPPSVLPPRPRLSEGSHLGLDGRLQSVSWAEGRREAEAVVPFLGMGFSSLDMSLCVVLYVASSLFLMMMYFFFRVRSKRWKVRHHRPSV; encoded by the exons ggccgggcgcgcGCGGCGCACGTGACGGCGGTTGCCAGGGTGAAAGGTCAGGCGCGCCGCGGCACTCCCAATATGGCGGcggccggggcggcggcggcggcggcggcggcggcggcagcggcgcgCAGCCCGGGAAGCCCGGCGACGACGGCGGCCCGAGCCCGGCGGCTGCCTCCGCTGCTCGTGctgctggcggcggcggcggcggcgggcccgGGGGCGGGCGGCGCGGCGCGGCTGTACCGCGCGGGCGAGGACGCCGTGTGGGTGCTGGACAGCGGCAGCGTGCGCGGGGCCACGGCCAACAGCTCGGCCGCGTGGCTCGTGCAATTCTACTCCTCGTGGTGCGGCCACTGCATCGGCTACGCGCCCACCTGGCGGGCCCTGGCCGGGGACGTGCGAG ACTGGGCTGCTGCCATCCGGGTCGCCGCCCTGGACTGCGCGGAGGAGGAGAATCACGAGGTGTGCCGAGCCTACGACGTCCACTTCTATCCCACCTTCCGG TATTTCAAGGCATTTACAAAGGAGTTTGTAActggagaaaattttaaag GGCCCGACCGAGAGCTACAGACGGTGAGGCGGACGATGATCGACTTCCTGCAGAACCACACGGACGGACACAGGCCCCCTGCCTGCCCGCCTCTGGGCCCCGTCCG GCCCAGTGACATCCTTTCGCTCCTGGACAGCCGCGATGGCCGTTACGTGGCGATCCTGTTCGAGAGCAACAGCTCCTATGTTGGACGGGAG GTGATCCTAGACCTGCTTCCGTACGAGAACATCGTGGTGAAGAGAGCGCTGGACACAGACAAAGCCTTCCTGGAGAAACTTGGGGTCTCTTCCGTTCCCTCCTGTTACTTGATTTACCCAAACGGGTCACATGGGTTAATTAACAT CGGAAAGCCTCTCCGGTCGTTTTTTTCCTCTTACTTGAAGTCGTTGCCAGATGTGAGGAAAAAACTGCTTTCGGTGCCTGAAAGACCCAACAAAGCAGAAACTCCAGAAATCGTGGTTTGGAGAGAATTTGACAG GTCAAAGCTGTACACGGCTGACCTAGAGTCAGGGCTACACTACTTGCTGAGGGTCGAGCTGGCCGCCCACAAGTCCCTGGCGGGGGCCGAGCTACGGACGCTCAAGGACTTCGTCACTGTCCTCGCCAAG CTGTTCCCCGGCCGGGCGCCAGTCAGGAAGCTGCTGGAGACGCTGCAGGAGTGGCTGGCCAGCCTTCCCCTGGACAGGATCCCCTACAACGCCGTCCTCGACCTGGCCAACAACAAGATGCGG atttctGGAATATTCCTTATTAATCACATAAAGTGGGTTGGATGTCAAGGAAGCCGACCAGAGTTCAGGGGTTACACGTGTGCTCTCTGGAAACTGTTCCACACTTTGACCGTCCAAGCTGGGGCCCATCCAGAAGCGCTGGATGGCACAG GTTTCGAGGGGGACCCACAGGCAGTGCTGCAGAGCATCAGGAGGTACGTTCGCACCTTCTTCGGCTGTAAGGAGTGCGCCGAGCACTTTGAGGAGATGGCGAAAGAGTCCATGGATTCCGTCAGAACCGCAGACCAGGCGATCCTCTGGCTTTGGAAGAAACATAACTTCGTAAACAACCGCCTGGCAG GCCATCTGAGTGAGGACCCCAAGTTTCCGAAGGTTCCGTGGCCCAGCCCAGACCTCTGCCCAGCCTGCCACGAGGAAGTTAAGGGCCTGCACAGCTGGAACGAGGGTCAGGTGCTCCTGTTTCTGAAGCAGCACTACGGCAGCGGCAACCTCGTGGACACGTACGCCGAGGACCAGGGAGACGCCAGCGACGGAGGCAGCCCGCCCGGGGGCGGGGAGCGCGAGAGGGGCCACGCTTCCCCAGAGAAGCCTCGGGGGGACCAGCGTGCCGAGAGTGCCCGTCCACCCAGCGTGCTGCCTCCCAGACCCCGCCTGTCCGAGGGGTCACACCTCGGCCTGGACGGGAGACTCCAGAGCGTGAGCTGGGCTGAGGGCCGCAGGGAGGCAGAGGCGGTCGTGCCCTTCCTCGGGATGGGCTTCTCCAGCTTGGACATGAGCCTCTGCGTCGTGCTGTACGTGGCCTCGTCCCTGTTTCTGATGATGATGTACTTCTTCTTCCGGGTGCGCTCCAAGCGGTGGAAGGTCAGGCATCACCGCCCGTCCGTGTAG